Proteins from one Eubalaena glacialis isolate mEubGla1 chromosome 8, mEubGla1.1.hap2.+ XY, whole genome shotgun sequence genomic window:
- the PEG10 gene encoding LOW QUALITY PROTEIN: retrotransposon-derived protein PEG10 (The sequence of the model RefSeq protein was modified relative to this genomic sequence to represent the inferred CDS: inserted 1 base in 1 codon) gives MKQSEENNNLQNQVQKLTEENTSLREQVEPAPEEEEDDIELCGAAAAAAPATPIEEESPEDLPEKFDGNPDMLVPFMAQCQLFMEKSTRDFSVDRVRVCFVTSMMTGRAARWASAKLERSHYLMHNYPAFMTEMKHVFEDPQRREAAKRKIRRLRQGMGSVIDYSNAFQMIAQDLDWNEPALIDQYHEGLSDHIQAELSRLEVAKSLSALIGQCIHIERRLARAAAARKPRSPPRALVMPHVNTHHQVDPTEPVGGARMRLTQEEKERRRKLNLCLYCGNGGHYADNCPAKASKASPXGKLPGPAVEGPSATGPELIRSPQDDAASSPHLQVMLQIHLPGRHTLFVRAMIDSGASGNFIDHEYVAQNGIPLRVKDWPILVEAIDGRPIASGPVVHETHDLIVDLGDHREVLSFDVTQSPFFPIVLGVRWLSTHDPNITWSTRSIVFDSEYCRYHCRMYSPIPPPLPPPAQPSFYYPVEGYRVYQPVRYYYVQNVYTPVDENVYPDHRLVDPSIEMIPGAHSIPSGHVYSLSEPEMAALRDFVARNVKDGLITPTVAPNGAQVLQVKRGWKLQVSYDCRAPNNFTIQNQYPRLSIPNLEDQAHLATYTEYVPQIPGYPTYPAYATYPTYPVGFAWYPVGRDGQGRSLYVPVMITWNPHWYRQPPVPQYPPPQPPPPPPPPPPPPSYSTM, from the exons ATGAAGCAGTCTGAGGAGAACAACAACCTGCAGAACCAGGTACAGAAACTCACAGAGGAGAACACCTCCCTCCGCGAGCAGGTGGAGCCCGCccctgaggaggaggaagatgacaTTGAGCTCTGCGGAGCTGCAGCCGCTGCCGCCCCAGCCACTCCGATCGAGGAGGAGAGCCCAGAAGACCTTCCCGAGAAGTTCGACGGCAACCCAGACATGCTGGTGCCTTTCATGGCCCAGTGCCAGCTCTTCATGGAAAAGAGCACCAGAGATTTCTCCGTTGATCGCGTGCGTGTCTGCTTCGTGACAAGCATGATGACCGGCCGTGCTGCCCGCTGGGCCTCCGCCAAGCTTGAGCGATCCCACTACCTGATGCACAACTACCCAGCCTTCATGACCGAAATGAAGCACGTCTTTGAAGACCCTCAGCGGCGCGAGGCTGCCAAACGCAAGATCAGACGTCTGCGCCAAGGCATGGGGTCAGTCATCGACTATTCCAACGCTTTCCAGATGATAGCACAGGACCTGGATTGGAATGAGCCTGCCCTGATTGACCAGTACCACGAGGGCCTCAGCGACCATATTCAGGCGGAGCTGTCGCGCCTCGAAGTCGCCAAGTCGCTGTCCGCACTGATCGGCCAGTGCATCCACATCGAGAGAAGGCTGGCCCGGGCAGCTGCCGCCCGCAAACCGCGCTCCCCGCCACGTGCGCTGGTGATGCCTCACGTCAACACCCACCACCAGGTAGATCCGACTGAGCCCGTGGGAGGTGCCCGCATGCGCCtgacccaggaagaaaaagaaagacgcCGAAAGCTGAACCTGTGCCTCTACTGTGGGAATGGAGGTCACTACGCCGACAACTGTCCTGCCAAGGCCTCCAAGGCTTCGC GCGGGAAACTCCCCGGCCCCGCTGTAGAGGGACCTTCAGCGACCGGGCCGGAATTAATAAGGTCCCCACAAGATGATGCTGCTTCATCGCCACACTTGCAAGTGATGCTCCAGATTCATCTTCCGGGCAGACACACCCTGTTTGTCCGAGCCATGATCGATTCTGGTGCTTCCGGCAACTTCATTGATCACGAATACGTTGCCCAGAATGGCATTCCTCTGAGAGTCAAGGACTGGCCAATACTTGTAGAAGCGATTGATGGACGTCCAATAGCATCGGGCCCAGTTGTCCACGAAACGCACGACTTGATCGTCGACTTGGGAGATCACCGTGAGGTGCTGTCATTCGATGTGACTCAGTCTCCGTTCTTCCCCATCGTCCTAGGGGTGCGCTGGCTGAGCACACACGATCCCAACATCACGTGGAGCACCCGATCGATTGTCTTCGATTCTGAATATTGCCGATACCACTGCCGGATGTACTCTCCGATACCACCCCCGCTCCCACCACCAGCACAACCATCATTCTATTACCCAGTGGAAGGATACAGAGTTTACCAACCCGTGAGGTATTACTACGTCCAGAATGTGTACACTCCAGTAGATGAAAACGTCTACCCAGACCACCGTCTGGTTGACCCCAGCATAGAAATGATCCCTGGAGCACACAGTATTCCCAGTGGACACGTGTACTCACTGTCGGAACCCGAAATGGCAGCTCTGCGAGATTTTGTGGCCCGAAACGTGAAAGATGGGCTCATTACTCCCACTGTCGCACCCAACGGAGCCCAAGTTCTCCAAGTGAAAAGGGGGTGGAAACTGCAAGTTTCTTATGACTGCCGAGCTCCCAACAATTTCACCATCCAGAATCAGTATCCTCGACTCTCTATTCCAAATTTAGAAGACCAAGCTCACCTGGCGACGTACACTGAATACGTACCTCAAATACCAGGATATCCGACCTACCCTGCATATGCCACGTACCCGACCTACCCGGTAGGATTCGCCTGGTACCCCGTGGGGCGAGATGGACAGGGGCGATCGCTCTATGTCCCTGTGATGATCACCTGGAATCCGCATTGGTACCGCCAGCCACCAGTGCCCCAGTACCCACCGCCACAGCCGCCGCCGCCACCCccaccgccaccgccgccgccgtcTTACAGCACCATGTAA